In one Thermodesulfobium acidiphilum genomic region, the following are encoded:
- a CDS encoding Fe-S-containing hydro-lyase: MEFNLNVPVKDNILESLNIGDRVYLNGIIYTARDSAHKRMIEALDSGKDLPFEINGSFIYYVGPTPARPGYVIGSAGPTTSYRMDKYTPRLLDLGLKGMIGKGNRSNEVIQSIIKNKAIYFAATGGVGALISKCIVKSEIIAFEDLGPEAIRRLEVKNFPVIVVIDTKGKNLYEEGIKKYRIA, encoded by the coding sequence ATGGAATTTAATTTAAATGTTCCAGTAAAGGATAATATTTTAGAAAGTTTAAACATTGGTGATAGGGTGTATCTAAACGGTATTATATATACAGCAAGGGATTCAGCACATAAAAGAATGATAGAAGCGCTTGATAGTGGGAAAGATTTGCCCTTTGAAATTAATGGCAGCTTCATATATTATGTTGGACCTACTCCTGCAAGGCCTGGTTATGTGATAGGATCTGCAGGTCCTACTACAAGTTATAGGATGGACAAGTATACTCCTCGTTTACTTGATTTAGGTTTAAAGGGGATGATAGGCAAGGGGAATAGATCTAACGAGGTCATACAATCTATTATTAAAAATAAAGCAATATATTTTGCTGCAACTGGCGGCGTTGGTGCCCTTATTTCTAAATGTATTGTTAAATCTGAAATTATTGCTTTTGAGGATCTTGGTCCTGAGGCTATAAGAAGACTTGAGGTAAAAAATTTTCCGGTGATTGTCGTAATAGATACAAAGGGTAAAAATCTCTATGAAGAAGGGATAAAAAAGTATAGAATTGCTTAA
- a CDS encoding bacteriohemerythrin translates to MPLVQWSDDLSSGFKEIGDQHKELINRVNKLLDACNPGKGKQEIGETLNFLSDYVVEHFNSEEKYMKQYNYPGLNEQIEQHKYFVSYVGELKKDFEQNGPSISLTMKLSKNLVDWLVNHIMKVDKKAGAFLKEKVR, encoded by the coding sequence ATGCCATTAGTTCAGTGGAGCGATGATTTAAGTTCTGGATTTAAAGAAATTGGCGATCAACACAAAGAACTTATAAACAGAGTAAATAAGCTTTTAGATGCTTGTAATCCTGGTAAAGGGAAACAAGAAATAGGTGAGACATTAAACTTTTTGTCAGATTACGTTGTAGAACACTTTAATTCTGAGGAAAAATATATGAAACAATATAATTATCCGGGTTTAAATGAGCAAATTGAACAACACAAATATTTTGTTAGTTATGTAGGAGAGTTAAAAAAAGATTTTGAGCAAAATGGCCCATCAATTTCTCTTACGATGAAATTAAGTAAAAACCTAGTAGATTGGTTGGTTAATCATATAATGAAAGTTGACAAAAAAGCTGGAGCTTTTTTGAAAGAGAAGGTGCGTTAG
- a CDS encoding NifB/NifX family molybdenum-iron cluster-binding protein, with protein sequence MRIAFAVFDNEKMIMDESFGRSKFFFVYDTERETWEQYENVQNLKAPQGAGLQAAQTVVNANVDIIISKNIGPKAFDLLRSQNIKIYSTDEKDVKLALKLFLEGKLQELKDPNQFGMG encoded by the coding sequence ATGAGAATAGCGTTTGCGGTTTTTGATAATGAGAAGATGATTATGGACGAGAGCTTTGGAAGATCAAAGTTTTTCTTTGTTTATGATACTGAAAGAGAAACGTGGGAACAATACGAAAACGTTCAAAACCTAAAAGCTCCTCAAGGTGCAGGTTTACAGGCAGCACAAACAGTTGTAAATGCAAACGTAGATATTATAATCTCAAAGAATATTGGGCCTAAGGCGTTTGACCTATTAAGATCACAAAATATAAAAATTTATTCTACCGATGAAAAAGACGTTAAATTAGCTCTAAAGTTATTTTTAGAAGGCAAGTTACAAGAACTAAAAGATCCAAATCAGTTTGGAATGGGTTAG
- a CDS encoding iron-sulfur cluster carrier protein MrpORP → MVDKDKNEEKLKKMEDFLKKVPNKIMVMSGKGGVGKSTVAANLAVFLSNRGYKVGLLDVDVHGPSIGTIMGIVWQRIYPSGEMLKPVLWSKNLKVVSVQFLLENPDDAIIWRGPIKIGIIKQFLSDVDWGDLDYLIIDSPPGTGDEPLTIAQTIPDCKALIVTTPQKVSLADVRKSLTFCKQVGIDVLGVIENMSGFVCPNCGAVHNIFKSGGGDELSKQYKIDFLGKIPIDPKVVEESDEGNLLDKYDGNIKNIMDDIVDKIINKLSINERNKGGESFMRIAIPMAQGELCAHFGHCEVFGVVDVEDGKIVKEEYLTPPPHAPGVIPNWLAQQKVNVVLTGGMGPMAQNLMRQNGIEVITGVSGGTLREVVDAYLNNRLVIGKNSCDHEHGKGHECKH, encoded by the coding sequence TTGGTAGATAAGGATAAAAACGAAGAAAAGCTTAAAAAGATGGAGGATTTTTTAAAAAAAGTTCCTAATAAAATTATGGTTATGAGCGGCAAAGGTGGAGTAGGAAAGAGCACAGTTGCTGCTAATTTGGCAGTTTTTCTTTCTAATAGAGGATATAAAGTTGGCCTTTTGGATGTAGATGTACACGGACCAAGTATAGGCACAATAATGGGCATAGTTTGGCAAAGGATTTATCCATCTGGTGAAATGTTGAAGCCAGTTCTTTGGAGTAAAAATCTTAAAGTAGTTTCTGTTCAGTTTTTACTTGAAAATCCAGACGATGCAATAATATGGAGAGGTCCTATAAAAATAGGCATTATAAAACAGTTCTTGTCTGATGTTGATTGGGGAGATTTAGATTATCTTATAATCGACAGTCCGCCGGGAACTGGCGACGAGCCTTTAACTATTGCACAAACAATTCCAGATTGTAAAGCTTTAATTGTAACTACACCCCAAAAAGTTTCTCTTGCAGATGTGAGAAAATCTTTAACTTTTTGTAAACAAGTGGGCATTGACGTTCTTGGAGTTATTGAAAATATGAGCGGTTTTGTATGCCCAAATTGTGGGGCTGTTCATAATATATTTAAGTCAGGCGGCGGAGATGAGCTTTCCAAACAATATAAAATAGACTTTTTGGGTAAAATTCCTATCGACCCAAAGGTTGTTGAGGAAAGCGATGAAGGGAATCTTTTAGATAAATATGATGGGAATATAAAGAATATTATGGATGATATAGTTGACAAAATTATTAATAAATTATCTATAAATGAACGAAATAAAGGAGGAGAAAGTTTTATGAGGATTGCTATACCTATGGCACAAGGAGAGTTATGCGCTCATTTTGGTCATTGTGAAGTTTTTGGAGTAGTGGATGTGGAAGATGGGAAAATTGTAAAGGAAGAATATCTTACACCACCCCCGCATGCTCCAGGTGTGATACCCAATTGGCTTGCTCAACAAAAAGTTAACGTAGTTTTGACAGGCGGGATGGGCCCTATGGCTCAAAATTTAATGAGACAAAATGGTATCGAGGTAATTACGGGTGTATCTGGTGGAACTTTAAGAGAAGTGGTAGATGCTTATTTAAATAATAGATTGGTTATAGGTAAAAACTCTTGTGATCATGAGCATGGCAAAGGCCATGAGTGCAAGCATTAG
- a CDS encoding DUF134 domain-containing protein, which produces MFHNKLGGIKVARPPKERRLFCVPAIKCFKPVDCQSSCLEMANVLTYEEVEALRLVDLENYDFQEAARSMQVSAPTFCRILKSARVKVAQSIWFGRPFVISGGNYKILDPDKACRRGCKMCWKKEIKKCIRFKNNVMED; this is translated from the coding sequence ATATTTCATAATAAATTAGGAGGAATAAAAGTAGCAAGACCACCGAAAGAAAGAAGGCTATTTTGTGTGCCTGCTATAAAATGCTTCAAGCCTGTAGATTGCCAATCTTCTTGCCTTGAGATGGCAAACGTTTTGACTTATGAAGAAGTTGAGGCTTTAAGGTTGGTAGATCTGGAAAACTATGATTTTCAGGAAGCAGCAAGAAGTATGCAGGTATCGGCACCGACTTTTTGCAGAATATTAAAATCAGCAAGAGTTAAAGTTGCTCAGTCTATATGGTTTGGAAGGCCTTTTGTAATATCTGGCGGCAATTATAAGATTTTAGATCCGGATAAAGCTTGTAGAAGAGGATGTAAAATGTGTTGGAAAAAAGAAATAAAAAAATGTATTAGATTTAAAAATAACGTAATGGAGGATTAG
- the chrA gene encoding chromate efflux transporter: protein MQNLSKNITLNFEFIIRCLVIGSTVFGGLAMISYLKEEFVLKKGYVAEDDFLKGIALTQLLPGPIMINLVGYVGYRRFGFLTGLIGALALVFPSVILISILAYFYKSINISTIDLLFHGLKPFVVAFFISAFLNFYKKYIDINFGRILLLLSIISYMVGINIFLVFLLSFSISILFRNFLPERNIFSDVISKKKLYIPKIEFIIGIIALSLLVISAYIITPNLIPFYCKITQISFLAFGGAQVALPLYQKTFVDSMKIISQENFLDAIVLSQITPGPILCVTSFIGFFIGSFSAALFSFLFTFMPSIVFTIIVSPFYERISHLSWIRSGIFGLLIALTGLLASMSIIYFPMAVKDPLSFIFLIIFLVGLYKKVNIVLLISVAILGSFILFGILHLY from the coding sequence ATGCAAAATCTGTCTAAAAATATTACTCTAAATTTTGAATTTATTATTCGTTGTTTAGTTATAGGCTCAACTGTGTTTGGGGGGCTTGCTATGATTTCTTATCTAAAAGAAGAATTTGTATTAAAAAAGGGATATGTTGCAGAAGATGATTTTCTTAAAGGTATTGCTCTAACTCAACTTTTGCCCGGTCCAATTATGATAAATTTGGTTGGTTATGTTGGGTATAGAAGGTTTGGGTTTTTGACAGGTTTAATAGGCGCTCTTGCCCTTGTTTTCCCCTCTGTAATTTTAATATCTATTCTTGCATATTTTTATAAATCCATTAATATATCTACTATTGATCTCTTATTCCATGGTTTAAAACCATTTGTAGTAGCATTTTTCATTTCAGCTTTCCTAAACTTTTATAAAAAATATATAGATATAAATTTTGGAAGAATATTACTATTACTAAGTATTATAAGTTATATGGTAGGAATAAATATCTTTTTAGTTTTTTTGCTTTCTTTTTCTATTTCTATACTTTTCAGAAATTTTCTTCCAGAGAGAAACATTTTCAGTGACGTTATTTCTAAAAAAAAACTATATATCCCAAAAATTGAATTTATAATAGGTATTATTGCTCTTTCTTTGCTCGTGATTTCTGCATATATTATAACGCCTAATCTTATCCCTTTTTATTGTAAAATTACTCAGATAAGTTTTTTGGCTTTTGGTGGAGCTCAAGTTGCTTTGCCTTTATATCAAAAGACTTTTGTAGACTCTATGAAGATAATAAGTCAGGAAAACTTTCTTGATGCAATAGTCCTTAGTCAGATAACACCTGGGCCAATACTGTGTGTTACATCATTTATTGGATTTTTTATCGGGTCATTTTCTGCGGCACTATTTTCTTTTTTGTTTACATTCATGCCCTCAATAGTATTTACGATAATAGTTTCTCCATTTTATGAGAGGATATCACATCTTTCTTGGATTAGGAGTGGAATTTTTGGCCTCTTGATTGCGTTGACTGGGTTATTAGCTTCAATGTCAATTATTTACTTTCCAATGGCTGTAAAAGATCCACTTTCTTTTATCTTTTTAATAATTTTTCTTGTGGGGTTGTATAAAAAAGTAAATATAGTGTTACTTATTTCAGTTGCTATTTTAGGTTCCTTTATTTTGTTTGGAATTCTTCATTTATATTAA
- a CDS encoding HEPN domain-containing protein, whose product MNKYERLKIAENYLNEAKDLLSFGAESHYIMNALYYSMFNSVLAILDIGDFSGYTHDLIFELFDKKIVKENKFSEELFDALKFAKTFRHKCDNDSICNLRSNPTLEDVKFLYPKAVEFLNTSKQLV is encoded by the coding sequence ATGAATAAATATGAAAGGCTTAAAATTGCTGAGAATTATTTAAATGAGGCAAAAGATCTACTTTCTTTTGGAGCAGAAAGCCACTACATAATGAACGCACTTTATTATTCGATGTTTAATTCAGTATTGGCTATACTAGATATTGGTGATTTTTCTGGGTACACTCATGATTTGATTTTTGAACTATTTGATAAAAAAATAGTAAAAGAAAACAAGTTTTCTGAGGAGCTTTTTGATGCCCTAAAATTTGCCAAAACTTTTAGACATAAGTGTGACAACGATTCGATCTGTAATTTGAGATCGAATCCAACCTTAGAAGATGTTAAATTTCTTTATCCAAAAGCTGTAGAATTTTTGAACACATCTAAACAATTAGTCTAG